The following coding sequences lie in one Lolium perenne isolate Kyuss_39 chromosome 2, Kyuss_2.0, whole genome shotgun sequence genomic window:
- the LOC127323449 gene encoding uncharacterized protein, giving the protein MSSAAAPWAQAPHLLQEFEFFLVVDFEATCEKDRRIYPQEIIEFPSVLVDGATGRIQSAFRRYVRPKYHPVLTPFCRDLTGIKQEDVDGGVDLGEALLLHDRWLQAATAGTRKGGSLAVVTWGDWDCRTMLESECVFKGIEKPAYFDRWVNLRVPFQAVIGGGGRFNLQEAVRAAGLEWEGRLHCGLDDARNTASLLVEIMRRGAKIAITGSLAPLPIQHKEEEQQQQPHTSLCGGAAGACFCYCGVASRAMAGPMQGRCYWGCGNWTPTMGAVCPYFLWSN; this is encoded by the coding sequence ATGTCGAGCGCGGCGGCGCCGTGGGCTCAGGCGCCTCACCTGCTGCAAGAGTTCGAGTTCTTCCTGGTTGTCGATTTCGAGGCGACCTGCGAGAAGGACAGACGCATCTACCCGCAAGAGATCATTGAGTTCCCCTCCGTGCTCGTCGACGGCGCCACCGGCCGCATCCAGTCCGCCTTCCGCAGGTACGTCCGCCCTAAGTACCATCCCGTGCTGACCCCGTTTTGCAGGGACCTCACAGGGATCAAGCAGGAGGACGTCGATGGAGGGGTGGATCTCGGGGAGGCGCTCCTGCTGCACGACCGCTGGCTgcaggcggcgacggcggggACCAGGAAAGGCGGCAGCTTGGCCGTCGTGACGTGGGGTGATTGGGACTGCCGGACTATGCTTGAATCGGAGTGCGTTTTCAAGGGGATCGAGAAGCCGGCCTACTTCGATCGCTGGGTCAACCTCAGGGTTCCCTTCCAGGCGGTGATCGGGGGTGGAGGGCGGTTCAACCTGCAGGAGGCCGTCCGGGCTGCGGGGTTAGAGTGGGAGGGCCGCCTGCACTGCGGGCTCGATGACGCGCGCAACACTGCGTCTCTTCTTGTGGAGATTATGCGGAGGGGCGCCAAGATCGCGATTACCGGCTCCTTGGCGCCGCTGCCGATCCAGCacaaggaggaggagcagcagcagcagcctcaCACAAGTCTGTGCGGTGGCGCCGCCGGGGCTTGCTTCTGCTACTGCGGAGTGGCCAGTAGAGCGATGGCGGGGCCCATGCAGGGGAGGTGCTATTGGGGGTGCGGCAACTGGACACCCACCATGGGAGCCGTCTGCCCCTACTTCCTCTGGAGCAATTGA